The Garra rufa chromosome 23, GarRuf1.0, whole genome shotgun sequence genome includes a region encoding these proteins:
- the fez1 gene encoding fasciculation and elongation protein zeta-1 isoform X1, producing MEAPLVCLDEEFEDLRPCKMEELESEQPACRPHKTIPLAPLCREDFSELENFSEMMSFKSMEDLVNEFDEKLNVCFHNYNTKTEGLAPVRNQSHTEEDEERLQDEDVWDALTDNYMPSSVSSWDDPTSETLNGNLSDQEIHEKEEDEMNEKNENANCLSDEPLITADQVIEEIVEMMENSPDPGETEEEEEDDIGVSSSKSSPSLLEEIRMLSQASNNNCSYEGLRLMPSSALLDILCRMEAAIREYSEELVAQLARRDELEFEKEVKNTFITALMEVQNRQKEQRELSKRRRKDKAMSLQGSTRTEKTGTMPAKRFSMEGLSNILQTGIRQTFGTSGTERQYLNTVIPFEKKGTPPSVDDLQMLTKILYAMKEDSEKVPTLLTDYILKVLCPT from the exons ATGGAGGCCCCTCTGGTGTGCCTGGATGAGGAATTCGAGGACCTGCGGCCCTGCAAGATGGAGGAGCTTGAATCCGAGCAGCCTGCCTGCCGGCCTCACAAAACCATTCCTTTGGCACCTCTGTGCCGCGAAGACTTCTCAGAGCTGGAGAACTTCTCTGAGATGATGAGCTTCAAGTCCATGGAGGACCTCGTCAATGAATTTGACGAGAAGCTGAACGTGTGCTTCCACAACTACAACACCAAGACAGAAGGTCTGGCGCCTGTTCGCAACCAATCACACACCGAGGAGGACGAGGAGAGGCTTCAAGATGAAGA TGTGTGGGATGCTCTGACTGACAACTACATGCCCTCCTCTGTGTCCAGCTGGGACGACCCCACCTCAGAAACACTGAACGGCAACCTTTCAGATCAGGAG ATACATGAAAAGGAAGAGGACGAGATGAACGAGAAGAATGAAAACGCCAATTGTCTGAGTGACGAACCTCTTATTACAGCTGATCAG GTGATTGAGGAGATTGTGGAAATGATGGAAAACTCACCAGATCCtggagagacagaggaagaggaggaggatgatATCGGCGTGTCTTCCTCTAAAAGCAGCCCTTCACTACTGGAGGAGATCCGCATGCTGTCTCAGGCCTCCAACAACAACTGTTCCTATGAAG GTCTGAGGCTGATGCCAAGCTCGGCGCTGCTTGACATCTTGTGTCGGATGGAGGCGGCGATACGAGAGTATTCGGAGGAACTGGTGGCCCAGCTGGCCCGGAGGGACGAGCTGGAGTTTGAGAAGGAGGTGAAGAACACCTTCATCACAGCTCTGATGGAGGTCCAGAACAGACAGAAGGAGCAAAGGGAGCTGAGCAAGCGCAGGCGTAAGGACAAGGCCATGAGTCTACAAGGATCCACCCGCACTGAGAAGACAGGGACCATGCCTGCTAAA CGTTTTAGCATGGAGGGTCTTTCCAACATCCTGCAGACAGGCATCAGACAGACCTTTGGGACCTCAGGGACAGAAAGACAG TACCTAAACACAGTCATCCCATTTGAGAAAAAAGGGACTCCTCCATCTGTGGATGACTTGCAAATGCTCACAAAAA TTCTTTATGCCATGAAAGAAGACAGTGAGAAGGTCCCAACCCTCCTGACTGACTATATACTAAAAG TTTTGTGTCCTACCTAA
- the fez1 gene encoding fasciculation and elongation protein zeta-1 isoform X2 produces the protein MEAPLVCLDEEFEDLRPCKMEELESEQPACRPHKTIPLAPLCREDFSELENFSEMMSFKSMEDLVNEFDEKLNVCFHNYNTKTEGLAPVRNQSHTEEDEERLQDEDWDDPTSETLNGNLSDQEIHEKEEDEMNEKNENANCLSDEPLITADQVIEEIVEMMENSPDPGETEEEEEDDIGVSSSKSSPSLLEEIRMLSQASNNNCSYEGLRLMPSSALLDILCRMEAAIREYSEELVAQLARRDELEFEKEVKNTFITALMEVQNRQKEQRELSKRRRKDKAMSLQGSTRTEKTGTMPAKRFSMEGLSNILQTGIRQTFGTSGTERQYLNTVIPFEKKGTPPSVDDLQMLTKILYAMKEDSEKVPTLLTDYILKVLCPT, from the exons ATGGAGGCCCCTCTGGTGTGCCTGGATGAGGAATTCGAGGACCTGCGGCCCTGCAAGATGGAGGAGCTTGAATCCGAGCAGCCTGCCTGCCGGCCTCACAAAACCATTCCTTTGGCACCTCTGTGCCGCGAAGACTTCTCAGAGCTGGAGAACTTCTCTGAGATGATGAGCTTCAAGTCCATGGAGGACCTCGTCAATGAATTTGACGAGAAGCTGAACGTGTGCTTCCACAACTACAACACCAAGACAGAAGGTCTGGCGCCTGTTCGCAACCAATCACACACCGAGGAGGACGAGGAGAGGCTTCAAGATGAAGA CTGGGACGACCCCACCTCAGAAACACTGAACGGCAACCTTTCAGATCAGGAG ATACATGAAAAGGAAGAGGACGAGATGAACGAGAAGAATGAAAACGCCAATTGTCTGAGTGACGAACCTCTTATTACAGCTGATCAG GTGATTGAGGAGATTGTGGAAATGATGGAAAACTCACCAGATCCtggagagacagaggaagaggaggaggatgatATCGGCGTGTCTTCCTCTAAAAGCAGCCCTTCACTACTGGAGGAGATCCGCATGCTGTCTCAGGCCTCCAACAACAACTGTTCCTATGAAG GTCTGAGGCTGATGCCAAGCTCGGCGCTGCTTGACATCTTGTGTCGGATGGAGGCGGCGATACGAGAGTATTCGGAGGAACTGGTGGCCCAGCTGGCCCGGAGGGACGAGCTGGAGTTTGAGAAGGAGGTGAAGAACACCTTCATCACAGCTCTGATGGAGGTCCAGAACAGACAGAAGGAGCAAAGGGAGCTGAGCAAGCGCAGGCGTAAGGACAAGGCCATGAGTCTACAAGGATCCACCCGCACTGAGAAGACAGGGACCATGCCTGCTAAA CGTTTTAGCATGGAGGGTCTTTCCAACATCCTGCAGACAGGCATCAGACAGACCTTTGGGACCTCAGGGACAGAAAGACAG TACCTAAACACAGTCATCCCATTTGAGAAAAAAGGGACTCCTCCATCTGTGGATGACTTGCAAATGCTCACAAAAA TTCTTTATGCCATGAAAGAAGACAGTGAGAAGGTCCCAACCCTCCTGACTGACTATATACTAAAAG TTTTGTGTCCTACCTAA
- the esama gene encoding endothelial cell adhesion molecule a — METLTSVKLHTCLSIFTFLCCISGDLAQLQLPQKNVEVIQGKTVVLQASYTGVEIQKNTVVWNYMSTTTEMIISYVGGGLSRSNSQFAGRVGFMHNMPNTNLSLYINNTRASDSGKYMCQVVIPDAQGLIGEITLNVKVPPSVPVCQVKGRPALKGNITLACNSNDGKPAPEYKWTKTSPTSEVFFPPAQNETAGTLKLNNLSSNMSGKYMCTASNTAGVETCYINLEVITSTNAGMIAGVTVGCIVALVLIIVFLIFLWTRRKDAEEDLANEIKEDAQAPKRVSWAKSGTGSDIISKNGTLSSIHTSTYPRDTQNHHHYPQSDTASILTATGSTAGYRSQPPADSTLERSLPGYNTNPSLPRGPSGPPSTNGSSQHTSVPRPAFAQPQIPRPPVLPTTVTAANISRMGGVPIMVPAQNQAGSLV, encoded by the exons GTGACCTGGCCCAACTTCAGCTGCCTCAGAAAAATGTAGAAGTTATCCAAGGAAAAACAGTAGTGCTGCAGGCGTCTTACACTGGCGTGGAGATTCAGAAAAATACGGTCGTCTGGAACTACATGTCCACCACTACAGAAATG ATCATCTCATACGTCGGTGGAGGCTTAAGTCGTAGCAATTCCCAGTTTGCAGGTCGAGTCGGTTTTATGCATAATATGCCCAACACGAACCTGTCTCTGTACATTAACAACACCAGAGCATCAGATTCAGGGAAGTACATGTGCCAGGTCGTCATCCCAGATGCCCAAGGACTCATTGGAGAGATCACCCTTAATGTTAAAG TCCCCCCTTCAGTGCCAGTTTGTCAAGTTAAAGGAAGGCCTGCTCTTAAAGGGAACATCACTCTGGCTTGTAACTCTAATGATGGTAAACCAGCGCCGGAATACAAGTGGACCAAGACCAGCCCCACCTCAGAGGTCTTCTTCCCTCCGGCACAAA ATGAAACGGCAGGAACTTTAAAACTGAACAATCTGAGCAGTAATATGTCAGGGAAATACATGTGCACTGCATCCAACACTGCAGGAGTGGAGACGTGCTACATCAACCTGGAGGTCATCACAT CGACTAATGCTGGGATGATCGCTGGTGTTACGGTTGGTTGTATTGTGGCTCTCGTCCTGATCATTGTCTTCCTCATCTTCTTATGGACAAGACGGAAAGACGCTGAGGAAGATTTGGCCAATGAAATCAA AGAAGATGCTCAGGCTCCCAAGCGCGTCTCATGGGCCAAGAGTGGCACTGGATCTGACATAATTTCTAAAAACGGCACTCTATCCTCCATTCACACCAGCACTTACCCACGAGACACCCAGAACCACCACCATTACCCTCAGTCCGACACCGCGTCCATCCTCACAGCCACTGGCAGCACAGCCGGCTACCGCTCCCAGCCTCCAGCTGACTCCACCCTGGAGCGCTCATTGCCAGGCTACAACACCAACCCCAGCCTGCCCCGTGGACCCTCGGGACCCCCCAGCACCAATGGAAGCTCCCAGCACACCTCAGTGCCCCGGCCAGCCTTTGCCCAGCCTCAGATTCCACGTCCGCCCGTGCTGCCCACAACCGTAACTGCTGCCAACATCTCCCGCATGGGAGGGGTACCCATTATGGTGCCAGCGCAAAACCAGGCTGGCTCTCTGGTGTAA